From Nicotiana tabacum cultivar K326 chromosome 15, ASM71507v2, whole genome shotgun sequence, the proteins below share one genomic window:
- the LOC107830787 gene encoding uncharacterized protein LOC107830787, with protein sequence MIQHPDKNYIDFIEVEIRDQHAYCFHVDREPDGKPWYHDIKKFLATREYPENATNGQKQALRRLANHFFLNREIMYKRTPDIGLLRCVDVAEVVGLLEEIHGGTFVSHMNEFTFAKKILRSGYFWMTMESHSIHYVQKCHQC encoded by the coding sequence ATGATTCAGCACCCAGACAAGAACTACATTGACTTTATCGAGGTAGAGATCAgggatcaacatgcttattgcttCCATGTAGATAGGGAACCAGATGGTAAACCATGGTATCacgacatcaagaaattccttgCAACCAGAGAATACCCGGAGAATGCTACAAATGGTCAAAAGCAAGCCCTCAGGAGGCTGGCTAACCACTTTTTCCTCAATAGGGAAATCATGTACAAGAGGACCCCAGACATAGGTTTGTTAAGATGCGTAGACGTTGCTGAGGTAGTCGGATTATTGGAGGAGATACATGGAGGAACGTTTGTATCCCACATGAACGAGTTCACTTTTGCCAAGAAGATATTGAgatctggatacttttggatgactatggaaagccACAGTATCCACTATGTgcagaagtgtcaccagtgcTAG